A genome region from Magnolia sinica isolate HGM2019 chromosome 8, MsV1, whole genome shotgun sequence includes the following:
- the LOC131252633 gene encoding probable LRR receptor-like serine/threonine-protein kinase At3g47570 isoform X1, whose amino-acid sequence MEFPRSNLRVLWSFILFHAILLSSINPCSPSVFTLKNETDRLALLAFKYGISEDPLRIFSSWNDSLHFCEWVGVTCSRRHHQRVTSLNLRDHSLVGHVSPHIGNLSFLRRIDLSNNKFQGQIPQEIDRLFLLQHLNLSVNSLQGEIPSNLSHCSKLVAINIMQNQLVGELPTELGSLSKLIDLNVYSNNLSGSIPPSLGNLSSLTTLDLTNNNFDGQIPNQLGQLARIITFQIAANQLSGTIPPSIYNLSSIQVLNVAVNRLHGSIPPNLGLLFPHLRGILVGGNQFTGTLPNSLSNASSLEFVGFSDNGFSGHVPLNLGSLSRLYRFNIEKNQLGSREGDDLSFLTSLTNCTNLIGISTYFNNLSGELPGSIANLSTQLKILNLGGNKLFGIIPKEIDNLINLYVLHLGGNSMKGTLPVDIGKLNKLQALSLRRNKFSGQIPPSIGNITRLSYLELDGNDFHGSIPSSFGNWGSMEKLFISQNKLNGTILKQVSAAQIDLSRNSFTGSLLLEVDNLENIREMDISENKLSGEIPDTLGKCQSMELLYMHGNLFQGTIPESLKNLKGIEELDLSRNNLSGQIPKYFEEFHFLRYLNLSFNNFEGEVPKGGIFRNASTISVVGNSKLCGGIPELQLPGCPKQASKKRGKPLAPRVKVTVITVVLSSFLLSCIIAALYWRRNSQKKATSPSSIQNQWLQVSYADLLQATDGFSSANLIGVGSFGSVYKGILECFETLVAVKVLNLLQQGAFKCFAAECEALRNIRHRNLVKILTVCSSIDFNGNDFKALVFEYMPNGSLEKWLHPNVDEQPQLRNLNLTQRLNIAIDVALALDYLHHQYQTPIVYRDLKPSNVLLDVDMVAHVGDFGLARFLSEAAESGSQNQTSTSGIKGSIGYIPPEHGMGGKASTHGDVYSYGILLLEMITGKRPTEDMFTDNQNLHHFAKSAFPEQVMEIIDPRLLLEDAEAIQDNENGNNLRNRMHDCLVSLVSVGVSCSAESPKERMKMKDVVIEMHEIRDLYMQVGIHRQRQNRPLLLGEGSSYLSNY is encoded by the exons ATGGAATTCCCACGTTCCAATCTCAGGGTATTATGGTCATTTATCCTCTTCCATGCAATCCTTCTCTCCTCCATCAACCCCTGCTCACCCTCTGTATTTACattgaaaaatgagacagatcgacTCGCATTGCTCGCATTCAAATATGGTATTTCCGAAGATCCTCTCAGAATCTTCAGTTCATGGAACGATTCTCTCCATTTCTGCGAATGGGTGGGAGTCACCTGCAGTCGCCGCCATCATCAAAGGGTCACGAGCTTGAACCTCAGGGACCACAGCTTGGTGGGCCACGTATCACCTCACATTGGAAATCTCTCTTTCCTGAGAAGAATCGATCTCTCCAACAACAAATTCCAAGGCCAAATCCCTCAAGAAATAGACCGTCTATTCCTGTTGCAGCATCTCAATCTGTCCGTAAATTCACTCCAAGGAgaaattccatccaatctgagcCACTGCTCAAAACTCGTAGCCATTAACATCATGCAGAATCAGCTGGTAGGAGAACTTCCTACTGAGCTTGGCTCTTTGTCAAAGCTCATTGATCTTAACGTCTACAGCAACAATCTCAGTGGAAGCATCCCACCTTCGTTGGGGAACCTTTCCTCTCTCACCACTCTTGATCTAACAAATAACAATTTTGACGGGCAAATTCCAAACCAGCTTGGTCAATTGGCACGCATTATCACTTTTCAAATAGCTGCAAATCAGTTATCAGGTACGATTCCACCATCCATTTATAATCTCTCATCCATCCAAGTGCTTAACGTGGCAGTTAACCGGCTACATGGAAGCATTCCCCCCAACCTAGGCCTTTTGTTTCCACACCTGCGTGGGATTCTTGTAGGTGGAAACCAATTCACTGGAACGCTGCCAAATTCATTGTCCAATGCTTCAAGTCTCGAATTTGTTGGTTTTAGCGACAACGGTTTTAGTGGACATGTGCCTTTGAATCTAGGAAGTCTTTCGCGTCTCTACCGTTTTAATATCGAGAAAAATCAGCTTGGAAGCAGGGAAGGTGATGACCTGAGCTTCCTTACTTCACTGACCAACTGCACCAATTTAATAGGCATTTCTACTTATTTTAATAATCTCTCTGGTGAGTTGCCCGGTTCCATTGCTAATCTCTCGACACAGCTAAAGATTCTGAATTTAGGAGGAAACAAGTTATTTGGAATCATTCCCAAGGAAATCGACAATCTCATCAATTTGTATGTTCTGCATCTGGGAGGGAATTCCATGAAGGGTACCCTTCCAGTTGATattgggaagcttaacaagttgcaAGCCTTGAGTCTCCGTCGAAATAAATTTTCAGGGCAAATCCCACCTTCAATTGGCAACATCACTCGATTGAGCTATCTTGAGTTGGATGGAAATGATTTCCATGGAAGCATACCATCTAGTTTTGGAAATTGGGGATCTATGGAAAAACTTTtcatttctcaaaataaactCAATGGTACCATACTCAAACAAGTCAGTGCAGCTCAAATCGACCTGTCTCGTAATTCATTCACTGGGTCTCTCCTGCTGGAAGTTGATAACTTGGAAAATATTCGGGAAATGGACATCTCAGAGAACAAACTATCAGGTGAAATTCCAGATACGCTGGGAAAGTGTCAAAGCATGGAGTTGCTTTATATGCATGGCAACTTGTTTCAAGGAACCATTCCAGAGTCTCTAAAGAATTTAAAAGGTATCGAAGAGCTAGATCTTTCGCGCAATAACTTGTCTGGGCAGATTCCAAAGTATTTCGAAGAATTTCATTTCTTACGGTATTTGAATTTGTCGTTTAATAATTTCGAGGGTGAAGTGCCCAAAGGAGGAATCTTTAGAAATGCCAGCACAATTTCAGTTGTCGGAAACAGCAAACTCTGTGGAGGTATACCAGAACTACAATTGCCAGGGTGCCCTAAGCAAGCTTCTAAGAAACGAGGGAAGCCTCTTGCTCCCAGAGTAAAAGTCACAGTCATTACTGTGGTTTTATCTTCGTTTCTCCTGTCGTGTATCATTGCAGCTCTTTACTGGAGAAGAAATTCTCAAAAGAAAGCTACTTCTCCATCTTCCATACAGAATCAGTGGTTACAAGTTTCTTATGCAGATCTCCTTCAAGCAACAGATGGGTTTTCTTCAGCTAATTTAATTGGTGTGGGAAGTTTTGGTTCTGTATATAAAGGAATTCTAGAATGCTTTGAAACACTTGTTGCAGTGAAGGTACTCAACCTCCTACAGCAAGGAGCTTTTAAGTGTTTTGCAGCTGAATGCGAAGCATTAAGAAACATCCGGCATCGAAATCTTGTCAAGATCTTAACTGTTTGCTCGAGCATTGATTTtaatggcaatgatttcaaagctCTAGTGTTTGAGTACATGCCTAATGGTAGTCTGGAGAAGTGGTTGCATCCAAATGTAGATGAACAACCTCAATTGAGGAATTTGAATCTTACACAAAGGCTGAATATAGCCATTGATGTGGCTTTGGCATTAGATTATCTTCATCATCAATACCAAACACCAATTGTTTATCGGGACCTAAAACCAAGCAATGTTCTTCTTGATGTTGACATGGTTGCCCATGTGGGCGACTTTGGTTTAGCAAGGTTCCTCTCTGAAGCTGCAGAAAGTGGTTCTCAAAATCAGACCAGCACATCTGGGATTAAGGGATCTATTGGGTATATTCCTCCAG AGCATGGGATGGGCGGTAAGGCGTCCACACATGGAGATGTATACAGTTATGGGATCCTTCTACTCGAGATGATCACTGGAAAGCGGCCAACTGAAGACATGTTTACGGACAATCAGAACCTTCATCACTTTGCAAAGTCGGCTTTTCCCGAACAAGTAATGGAGATTATAGATCCAAGACTTCTCTTAGAAGATGCTGAAGCTATTCAAGATAATGAAAATGGTAACAATTTGAGAAATAGAATGCATGATTGCTTGGTTTCATTGGTCAGCGTTGGTGTATCATGTTCtgcagaatcgccaaaggaacgaatGAAGATGAAAGACGTTGTCATCGAAATGCATGAAATAAGAGACTTATATATGCAGGTTGGGATTCACCGACAGAGACAAAATAGGCCCCTACTGTTAGGCGAAGGTTCATCTTACCTCAGTAACTACTAA
- the LOC131252633 gene encoding probable LRR receptor-like serine/threonine-protein kinase At3g47570 isoform X2: protein MEFPRSNLRVLWSFILFHAILLSSINPCSPSVFTLKNETDRLALLAFKYGISEDPLRIFSSWNDSLHFCEWVGVTCSRRHHQRVTSLNLRDHSLVGHVSPHIGNLSFLRRIDLSNNKFQGQIPQEIDRLFLLQHLNLSVNSLQGEIPSNLSHCSKLVAINIMQNQLVGELPTELGSLSKLIDLNVYSNNLSGSIPPSLGNLSSLTTLDLTNNNFDGQIPNQLGQLARIITFQIAANQLSGTIPPSIYNLSSIQVLNVAVNRLHGSIPPNLGLLFPHLRGILVGGNQFTGTLPNSLSNASSLEFVGFSDNGFSGHVPLNLGSLSRLYRFNIEKNQLGSREGDDLSFLTSLTNCTNLIGISTYFNNLSGELPGSIANLSTQLKILNLGGNKLFGIIPKEIDNLINLYVLHLGGNSMKGTLPVDIGKLNKLQALSLRRNKFSGQIPPSIGNITRLSYLELDGNDFHGSIPSSFGNWGSMEKLFISQNKLNGTILKQVSAAQIDLSRNSFTGSLLLEVDNLENIREMDISENKLSGEIPDTLGKCQSMELLYMHGNLFQGTIPESLKNLKGIEELDLSRNNLSGQIPKYFEEFHFLRYLNLSFNNFEGEVPKGGIFRNASTISVVGNSKLCGGIPELQLPGCPKQASKKRGKPLAPRVKVTVITVVLSSFLLSCIIAALYWRRNSQKKATSPSSIQNQWLQVSYADLLQATDGFSSANLIGVGSFGSVYKGILECFETLVAVKVLNLLQQGAFKCFAAECEALRNIRHRNLVKILTVCSSIDFNGNDFKALVFEYMPNGSLEKWLHPNVDEQPQLRNLNLTQRLNIAIDVALALDYLHHQYQTPIVYRDLKPSNVLLDVDMVAHVGDFGLARFLSEAAESGSQNQTSTSGIKGSIGYIPPVA, encoded by the exons ATGGAATTCCCACGTTCCAATCTCAGGGTATTATGGTCATTTATCCTCTTCCATGCAATCCTTCTCTCCTCCATCAACCCCTGCTCACCCTCTGTATTTACattgaaaaatgagacagatcgacTCGCATTGCTCGCATTCAAATATGGTATTTCCGAAGATCCTCTCAGAATCTTCAGTTCATGGAACGATTCTCTCCATTTCTGCGAATGGGTGGGAGTCACCTGCAGTCGCCGCCATCATCAAAGGGTCACGAGCTTGAACCTCAGGGACCACAGCTTGGTGGGCCACGTATCACCTCACATTGGAAATCTCTCTTTCCTGAGAAGAATCGATCTCTCCAACAACAAATTCCAAGGCCAAATCCCTCAAGAAATAGACCGTCTATTCCTGTTGCAGCATCTCAATCTGTCCGTAAATTCACTCCAAGGAgaaattccatccaatctgagcCACTGCTCAAAACTCGTAGCCATTAACATCATGCAGAATCAGCTGGTAGGAGAACTTCCTACTGAGCTTGGCTCTTTGTCAAAGCTCATTGATCTTAACGTCTACAGCAACAATCTCAGTGGAAGCATCCCACCTTCGTTGGGGAACCTTTCCTCTCTCACCACTCTTGATCTAACAAATAACAATTTTGACGGGCAAATTCCAAACCAGCTTGGTCAATTGGCACGCATTATCACTTTTCAAATAGCTGCAAATCAGTTATCAGGTACGATTCCACCATCCATTTATAATCTCTCATCCATCCAAGTGCTTAACGTGGCAGTTAACCGGCTACATGGAAGCATTCCCCCCAACCTAGGCCTTTTGTTTCCACACCTGCGTGGGATTCTTGTAGGTGGAAACCAATTCACTGGAACGCTGCCAAATTCATTGTCCAATGCTTCAAGTCTCGAATTTGTTGGTTTTAGCGACAACGGTTTTAGTGGACATGTGCCTTTGAATCTAGGAAGTCTTTCGCGTCTCTACCGTTTTAATATCGAGAAAAATCAGCTTGGAAGCAGGGAAGGTGATGACCTGAGCTTCCTTACTTCACTGACCAACTGCACCAATTTAATAGGCATTTCTACTTATTTTAATAATCTCTCTGGTGAGTTGCCCGGTTCCATTGCTAATCTCTCGACACAGCTAAAGATTCTGAATTTAGGAGGAAACAAGTTATTTGGAATCATTCCCAAGGAAATCGACAATCTCATCAATTTGTATGTTCTGCATCTGGGAGGGAATTCCATGAAGGGTACCCTTCCAGTTGATattgggaagcttaacaagttgcaAGCCTTGAGTCTCCGTCGAAATAAATTTTCAGGGCAAATCCCACCTTCAATTGGCAACATCACTCGATTGAGCTATCTTGAGTTGGATGGAAATGATTTCCATGGAAGCATACCATCTAGTTTTGGAAATTGGGGATCTATGGAAAAACTTTtcatttctcaaaataaactCAATGGTACCATACTCAAACAAGTCAGTGCAGCTCAAATCGACCTGTCTCGTAATTCATTCACTGGGTCTCTCCTGCTGGAAGTTGATAACTTGGAAAATATTCGGGAAATGGACATCTCAGAGAACAAACTATCAGGTGAAATTCCAGATACGCTGGGAAAGTGTCAAAGCATGGAGTTGCTTTATATGCATGGCAACTTGTTTCAAGGAACCATTCCAGAGTCTCTAAAGAATTTAAAAGGTATCGAAGAGCTAGATCTTTCGCGCAATAACTTGTCTGGGCAGATTCCAAAGTATTTCGAAGAATTTCATTTCTTACGGTATTTGAATTTGTCGTTTAATAATTTCGAGGGTGAAGTGCCCAAAGGAGGAATCTTTAGAAATGCCAGCACAATTTCAGTTGTCGGAAACAGCAAACTCTGTGGAGGTATACCAGAACTACAATTGCCAGGGTGCCCTAAGCAAGCTTCTAAGAAACGAGGGAAGCCTCTTGCTCCCAGAGTAAAAGTCACAGTCATTACTGTGGTTTTATCTTCGTTTCTCCTGTCGTGTATCATTGCAGCTCTTTACTGGAGAAGAAATTCTCAAAAGAAAGCTACTTCTCCATCTTCCATACAGAATCAGTGGTTACAAGTTTCTTATGCAGATCTCCTTCAAGCAACAGATGGGTTTTCTTCAGCTAATTTAATTGGTGTGGGAAGTTTTGGTTCTGTATATAAAGGAATTCTAGAATGCTTTGAAACACTTGTTGCAGTGAAGGTACTCAACCTCCTACAGCAAGGAGCTTTTAAGTGTTTTGCAGCTGAATGCGAAGCATTAAGAAACATCCGGCATCGAAATCTTGTCAAGATCTTAACTGTTTGCTCGAGCATTGATTTtaatggcaatgatttcaaagctCTAGTGTTTGAGTACATGCCTAATGGTAGTCTGGAGAAGTGGTTGCATCCAAATGTAGATGAACAACCTCAATTGAGGAATTTGAATCTTACACAAAGGCTGAATATAGCCATTGATGTGGCTTTGGCATTAGATTATCTTCATCATCAATACCAAACACCAATTGTTTATCGGGACCTAAAACCAAGCAATGTTCTTCTTGATGTTGACATGGTTGCCCATGTGGGCGACTTTGGTTTAGCAAGGTTCCTCTCTGAAGCTGCAGAAAGTGGTTCTCAAAATCAGACCAGCACATCTGGGATTAAGGGATCTATTGGGTATATTCCTCCAG TTGCCTAA